In Falco peregrinus isolate bFalPer1 chromosome 9, bFalPer1.pri, whole genome shotgun sequence, the genomic stretch cctgagaaactgggaagcccttgactgagtataaacatcacttagcaacaactaaaaacatcagtgtgttatctGCATGactctcacaccaaatccaaaacacagcattgtaccagctactgagaagaaaaaaataacttaatcccaaccaaaaccagaacaggaACTCcgtgggggttttttgtaattaatataAACCCAGCAGATCTCGTACCAAGCAACTAACTATACCTTCTCTCTGGCCTGGCATAATTTGTAGGAAGGCTCAGCCTGACGCTGACAGGGACTTTGCTGACACAGGCAAAATACCGGAGCCAGCAGTTGGTGGGTGCCTGGCTCCCTGTCTTCTGCCAGTGTATTTGAAGTATCTACTTGTGATTACATTTTAATGATATGACCTTTAGTTTACATGGAACAGTCACTTAAGGTGGTAAAGGACCATGCACACAGAGGTAAAAATAGTTGTGCTATTCTCTTAGACTGGGTAGGGGTCTAATTCCTTAAAACGCTGTTAATGAGGGAAGTTTGCATGAAGATCCTGGGTCTTTCTGGAAAGTGttgaaaaatacatcttttaagTACTGGTTATAGGTGGGGAAAAATGACTGTTAAGCATTTCTTTCAGGTATGATATTGAATGTTTGCATCTGTGTTTATCTTCTGCAAATCTGAACTCCTAGAAGTTCTTTCATatacttctgtttttaacttttgttaAGGTCATAATGGTTTCCATCCCTGAATATTATGAAGGAAAGAACGTCCTGCTAACAGGAGCTACAGGCTTCATGGGAAAAGTGCTTCTGGAAAAGCTGCTCAGATCTTGTCCTAAAGTGAAAGCAGTGTATGTATTGGTAAGACACAAAGCAGGGCAGACACCTGAAGCACGAATAGAAGAAATTACCAGCTGTAAGGTATGTGTCATATGCTCCCAAAGTGTGTTTCTGACCTTCCTTACAGTGTTCCAGTCTCATTTGGAGAACAACTTTGGTTTGTCTAAAGTAAAATATTGTTGCTgagtgggttgttttttttttttgttctaacagaaatataaaatccAAGACCTGGCAGTGCCTTCTATGGTTGGTTTTCAAGCTGTTAGTCTTTAGCAAAGCCAGCAGTGGAAAATGATCCTGTGTTTAATTCAGGGGGATGTTCAGCTGTAATGCAGAATTGAGAAGTAAACCACCTAAATTGAAACTTAAGAGAATATATAATCAAGTGAAAGAGGTGATGTGGGCAGGGAGTTGTAAGATGTTATTGAGACCCTTCTTTATATCTTGAGCaagttaattttctccctgtgcCTTATTTTCTGTTATGTATGATGAGGCTTAGTGCTTCCTTTGTTTTGGATGCACTGTTGGATCTACAGTAAGCAAGAACAGGTTGTTTAAATAGCTTATGTTTGCAAACAGAACATAAATGTTTGTCTTAATAGATTCTGTTATGGGTTTCTGTTAGTCATACAAACTACTATAAACCTGTAATGACAAAGGAAAGGCACTGAAACTGCTGTGGAATTATCAAAGTGGCTATCTAAATGATTTTCTGTGCGTGCTGGGTGGGATACTTTCCTCCTGAATAGTAACAGTGTTCTACAGGTGCTTGAATGTTCTGTTTCTTGAAGAGTTTAAAATCTAAACAGGTAAATgtgatgattaaaaaaagagctgCAAATAGCCAAAAAAATGTTGAGGCTTCTACTTCCTTTGGACTTTGGATATGTAATTCCTCTGTTAATTTGCCATGTGTATTACATGTCCTCTGGGTGTCTGTTGTTCCTCTTTGTACTGGTGTCAGTGGTAGTATGAGGTATGTAGGAATGTATGGCTGTGGATGTGGAAAGGGGCAGAACAGATACAATGTAAATACTAGAAGTATCAAACTGGTTCTTTAAGTGCTTATCCATGGAACTGCTTTTCTATTATAATGCATGCGGTGCATTAATAAGGTTAAAAGGTGGTTGCTTCAGTTCCCTGGAGGCAGGCACCATAATTCCAACTAAAAACATAGCAgacttgttttcaaaataacaaaaggCTTCCTGCTCTTAGGTAAGCATGGTTTGCTGTACCTCTAAGAATTGCAGAGGCTTTATTAAATGCTGTCTTGGCAGGTTTGTCCTTTAAAGTGAAGCTTCCTGTTTGGGAAATCAACTCAGGATCTCTATTTCACTACAGCATTACCACTACTACTTTACATGGCCACACAGTGAGCTGCGTTAGCTCACAGTTGAGCTGAAAAAATGTCTACCAAAAGAAGTGTTTTTCAGCTGGGCCCACAAGCTAGTGTGCTTATACAGCCAGCAGGCTAGTTGCGGTTGCCAGTGCAGGGGAGGCAACGTAAAAATAGAGAAGTTAAGAGAAGGACCAGTCTGTTTGGTAGCAGTAGAAACTTCTATGGCCTTAAGAGTTACAAAGCTGCAACTTTAGATGACTTAATTTATAATTGAAAATGAATtaacttttcttcattctgtaaggaaatgtattttaactgttTGTATTTAGTATAACTGTATGCTTGGGGTTGCAGGAAGTACCGCTGTAACTTTAATATGTTCTAATCAACTTGTGTTGAAGCAGTTGCTAAGGTGTTGGCCCCTGTACAATTAAGAAGAAGGGTCTGTTCTAGTGAAACTTTGAAGTGAGCTTTATTCCCATAGTACTGTTTTGCTTAGGAAAGCTTGCATACTAGTGAGTGTAGGTGACGAGGCAagaatttttctctgtgtgtgttaaGCCATGTGGTTAAAGTGTGGTTAATTGAGGAGAATATATGATGGAATATAATAGgggtgagatttttttcagtgacaatAGTTTGGTAAGATTTGATCAGATGTTCTAACACAGTATGCAGCCTTTAAccctacctttttttcttttaactagccagggaaacaatttttttttttaacctggaaCTTCCCTAAAACTGGCACAATTCCAGGATAGCATTTCTTAAATGGCTggaaattttttaaagcttgatAAAAGCTTTCTAAACCTAAAAACCAGCATGACTTGTGCAAGCCTATAAGAATTTTAATGGTTATTGTCAAGCTTGGGAAGTGGGCAGacttttcccttctgttgaAAGAAAAGAGTTTACAGTATTTAGATTACTACTAAAGATTTCTGTGTTCCCGTGTCTGTTGGACAccattccttctttcttctgatATTGATAGAGAGCTGGTTTTAAGGCTAGGAATGAGTATTAAAATTTAAGTGCAAATTGAAGTCTTGCTATCTTTTATATAACACATGTAATACTGCTTTCACTGTGTGGGATAAAGTGTGCACAACTTTGTTACTGAATGTGTTCATGGGAACTCAGTGATGTAATGTTCCTAACACGCTTTTTTACCCTACTGGTAATCTTGAGAAATAAGGAGATATAACTGTATACACAGAAAATGTGGGTGTGTTTTTCATCACTTAAATGAAATGTGTATCTCTTATCTTCACTGGCTATGAGTTTGCATCTTCACTCCTGGTTTTTTTGACAGCTCTTTGACAGGTTGAGAGATGAGCAACCAGACTTCAGagcaaaaataatagtaattacAAGTGAACTTACACAACCTGAACTGGACCTTAGTGAACCAATCAAGGAAGAACTTATAGAATGCATTAATATTATATTTCATTGTGCTGCTACAGTCAGATTTAATGAAACACTAAGGTGAGTCTAAAATTCTGTATACTCTGCTCTGGTAAACCAGTGATACTCAAAGGGAGGGGGTCAATCCTGTGTCTGCACAATCTTGCAAGTACTCAGCCAGTCCAGCTACTTCATGTACTCTGGTATTTGTGTGCTTGGTCAATTTCATGATTCTCCTTAAGGCAgtaatcttttctttcaagtgtGTCTTAAGCTGCTGGGTTTTCATTTGGTCGTCTTAGGAGGATATTATTTAGAGCTGCTTTGCCAGAGGTTAGAATTACACCGTTCAACATGGAGAAGTTACtgtctttttaaagctttaggCAAAAGGACAAATTATTATTAGCAACTGGAAATCCATTATTCGTGTAGTTTTGCTATAGGCTGCtcaggttttttgtgtgtgtggtgttttttttggtgggtttgtttcGGTGGTATTTGGTGTATAtagtttcttgggttttttttctaaagcccTGTGCCTGAATTTCAAAGTCTTTCTGAAGGGAAGCTGTTGAAGGAGACTGGGGAACATGTTGCTTTTCTGAGTCTCCCTAACATGATGTGTTGCTCTGATCTCTGGGATGGCTAGAAAACATACAAATAAGCTGTAGCTGTATGTACTGTGCTCCCTAGTAACatcagatgtttttttccttgtgtgtaAAAGGGAACACAAACTATTCCTTTAGCCTGTCTTGTTAGAAGGGAATGCATGCTTTCAGAGGATAACTTTTTTGCAAAACTGTGTGTGAAGTTCTTGCACTTGCTTTCTACCTGATAAACAAGTAGATTGAATGCTGCTCAGTTTTCTCCATGTTTTCAGAAAGTCCTTCATTAAGAAGAATAGAGGTTTGTGTTGGAGGGGAGTAGAGAGAAGTAGATTTATAGGGAGAAAtatgaaaactgaaagctgGAAACTTCCATGTTGTACAGAAAATCTATTAAGGAAATACTAGAGAAGCAAGATAagattgttttgatttttggcAAAAACAATGACTTGATTTAGTGTTGAAACGCTGGAATAAATATCCAGTTTGGGTAGATGACCCCAATTTTTATTGGGGGGGAGTAAATCAACTTGGAGGTAAAacacttcagattttctttgaGTTGTTACAAAGGCTGGCACTGCCTCTCAAGAATGCTATACTGTATGCTGAAACATCATAAGGTAGCCCAtgtttataacttttttttaacgGCCTTGAAATGTTAAGGACCTGCCAACCTGACAGAAGCCCAGAGGGACTTCAAACAGTTAGAAAGGCTGGTGGAATGGGGTCTTGGTACAAAAAGCCTCTGGTAGTTCCTGCTTCCTTGGCAGGCCCAGTATGTTTtctagcaaaacagaaaatgtgttccTTAAATGCTCTGGCCTCAACTCTTTCCTAACAGATGTGCTGGAATCATTAGAGGAACCTTACAAATATGAAGACTGCTTAGAGGGGCCTTCATCAGATATTTAACAGGAATAACTAACATAAAGTTCAAAATACTTGGCTTGGGCCAGTGGTAGGAATAAAGTCAAGAAAGTAAAATGCTTGGGCTTGTTTTGGAACTTCTCCTGATAAGTACTTGCGATACACTTCTGTATCTTAGTGGTGCACACAGCTTTGATTATGaactcttttattttctcaaatgaGGCAGTAAAGTGTGAGAACAATACTTCTATCTAAAAACTCCCAAGCTAATAATGTATTCAGAAGTAAAATTTTTCATTGATGTTAATTGCTCTAGGATATCAGTCCCCCTCTTTTGTGCCCCTAATGCTTCAGCAATGTGTCATAAAGCAGTCTTAAACTTAGTAGTTGTTTGGGGGAGTGgaagattttttgttgttgttgctaaTGTAATACTTTTGCAAAGACTTTGATAAAGCTTTATTTAGCTGTATTCTTGAAACTTAGATTGATTAGTACATGGTGTACAAGAAAACTAGTGCCCATAGTAAGTTTTATAGGCTGGAGAGAATATCtgaattatataaaataatcatAGTTGGTCATTAAGCTGTATTATGGTGGGAACTGTAGAGATACCCACTTTCCTACAGTGGTCTTAAGGACTCTGTCTTAATGAGAAGCAGTGAAGTTCAAGGATGAAAGTGGCATCCttggtggtttgttttcctcctggCCTCTCCCCTTCCTGTAATCCTCTTGTGCTGTTCTGCAAGAAGATGCCAGGCTCCAACTTGCTAGCCCTCTAAGCCTTCCTTCTGAGTTGTTGACCTAACTACTTGAACTAGGAGGTTCGGAAATGCATCTTGTGTGGCAGCTAGGTGTTGCgttttacattatttctttctcacgttttatgaaaaatgtaggATTGGGATTTAGCTTGGGGAGGTCAAAGGTATACTGACTTTCCCATTCTAGTAATGGAGCATGATGATTCCAATAAGAACAGGGTAAAACGTAGGAAGTTTATCTTGAAGATTGAGAGATCATCTGTGTGAAGACTGTGGGATATTGCTCTAAGCAGAAAGTCAGGGCACTGTCCATTCTGCTTTTTTGGGAGGGTGGAGTGTTAGGAATACTTTATATACGTATCACGGAGGCAGTGAATTGGAATTCATGGAGGAGTGAACTGACtagttatttctttttgcttgctttctgctaATCAAATTTCTGTTTAATCATCAACAGAGATGCTGTTCAGTTAAATGTGACTGCCACACAACAGCTCCTCTTCTTGGCACAGCAAATGAAGAATCTGGAAGTGTTCATGCACGTTTCGACCGCCTATGCATACTGCAATCGAAAACAGATTGAGGAAGTAGTTTATCCACCTCCTGTTGATCCCAAGAAACTGATAGATTCTCTTGAgtatgtgttatttttaatgaagctaCTTCAGTAATCTGTAACCTAGGAACAAAGTACCAAAGAACGGTTAGGAACCTGAAACATGAAGAAGTTGGCTTATGCTGTCCTGTGAGCCTGACAGCATGGCTgacactttccttttttctgtaaaggTGATGGGTTAGAGTTTTATGGTCACTTGAAACTGAGCTAAGTATGAAGTGGTACCAAAGGAGGGAGTGCTCATATCTACTCATGATGCCTCCTATGTGCTGAGGGTGacagtttttcagctgcatGATGAGTCGAATCAGgagctattaaaaacaaagctgtaCTGTTACGAGTGCGCTAGCACTGGTATTGGAACGGAAAGGGGTAAAACCAAGAGAGTCCCTTTTAACAGCAGGCTCTACTACATGCACCTAAATGCCATTGCAAAATCAGACTGAGGTACTGAAATATTACTTAGCTGCTTAAACACAACTGGAGAAATAGTTCTGTTGGGTATTCAGAGAacacagacataaaaaaaaaatgtcttctgtagCTTTTTAGTCTTGAATTGGGCattactgggggggggggggggggggggaatcatgcattctgtattattttctgtgtatattAGTTGCCCTAAGGTCTTATTTAGTAACTGTCAAACCTGAACTTGAACAGGTGGCATATATGGGATAAGTGAAGTGTAATGCAATAAATGATAATCTCAACTCTAAATCactctcccttctcccctgtCATACAAAATACCATGCCTTGTAGTAGAACTatggaactaaaaaaaaaagaagtaaaataccTTCTTCAACTTGTTATTATAGAAGGAAGAAcactaacattaaaaaaaattgagttaCTTTCTACCTAGAATGCACATGGAgccaaacttttaaaaataattttgacttCAAATTAGGTATTCGGAAATAGTcatatttttgtctgtcttttcttttcacAAGCAGATTAAGTATAACTTAAATTGCTTGGTTTGGGCATGGACCAGCTCTCTGTGTTTCAGAATTCATGGCAATGAGAGAAGGCTTTTGTAAATTTTTACAAGTCATCTCTTTAGCCAACAGCTGACAGACATAGAAACAGATTTGTGTCCCTATCTGGGCTTTAGTACTCCTCTTCCTGCCCTGGGTAATTTCATGAAGGGCATCTGATGCATGTTAGCTTTGATTGAACAGAACATTGGTGAAGAACGACGTTGGCTAAATTCTATTTGTGTGGCTAAGATGTTGCGTGACTGAACCAAATAAAATCCAAGTCGTGTTTTGAAGTGGAGAACACTAAAATAGCAATAGTTGGAGGCACATCCCTGTTGTGCTTGGCTGCTATGACTGAAGGTTATTATCATTTTGAACACAAACTGCTGAATGAATCGAGATGCAAGGTGAAGTTGCAGAACTTAATTAAAGGAGAGAAACTGGTCACCAGCTTGCTGCAGAGGTGGTGTGTGATTGCTTAACACCACAAAGGTGGAGGTGATGCTTGTAATGCAGCTGGGACTTCTTTGCAGTAGCACCATTTTCCATATGACAGTGCTAACTGAGAAGTGGTGTGTCTGTGTTAAAAAAGACTAACTTGCTGTGTCTGCACTTCGTTTCAGAACTTAGTTGATAAAATTAGGATTGTTGTAAAGGAATGTATCACTAGCTGTGTAGTTAGtgtgtaataaataaataccagtaTCCTTCTTTTCAGTGGACACTGAATGTACAGTCCTCTCTTTTACTGAGAAactggttttcatttcagtctgtACCCCATTTCCtttaaagaggggaaaaaaaatcatagtaaCAATCCAATTCAcattcctcccctccccctccaacCCAGTGAAGCAGCATGCAGTAATTTAcacttgccttttattttgtttctttaggtGGATGGATGATGGCCTAGTGAATGATATTACTCCTAAACTGATAGGCGACAGACCTAATACTTACACATATACAAAAGCCTTAGCCGAATATGTAGTACAACAAGAAGGTGCAAAATTAAACACAGCTATTATAAGGCCATCTATTGTTGGTGCTAGCTGGAAGGAGCCTTTTCCTGTAAGTTACTGAGTTTTCACTGACCATATTGCCTGTAAACTGTAGTATATACTGACAACCTTTTTATCTAGTGACCTTTGTAGAGGAAAACCTTTTAGACTATGAAGTTGTGGCTTGGTTGCTGCTGAATAACAACAGATACAAAAGTTATCAAATATGGTATTCTTTGTGTGAAATTTAGGGGTAAACTACTTCTAATTGCAGAATAAGACACTTATCACAATGGGAGATACTGtttcacacacaaaataattagatttttaCTTCACGGTTCTGTGTatcttcatctgtttttccCTCTTCAAGATGCTTTGTTATGTCAGTAACTGCAAAGGGTGACTAAGAAAACTGGGGACTGCAGGACATGAAGTTGTTTTGGCTTCACTGGTAGTCTAACCCTGTAAGCTTTGCAGAGGATGCCATAGGTTCCATGTGCTGTATACTGTATGCTTCCTATATGGGAGATTGGCGTCAGAATAGCTTCTCCAGTTCAAGACTGAATATCCCTCAAGCTCTTAAAATCCATATAATTGACTTTGCGTACCTTTTTAGTATGTATAATGTACATGTCAAGCCATAAGTATATAGTGTCTAAATACTGTCATTAAAGTTGAGCAAGAACGTCTTcagtttgaaaaatgaaagaataatcGATGGCAAAGCTGCTAACCTGTCGTCTTCAAGTTGCTAGAAGCTAGTCTAAAAATACTTGTGAACTTGAATACTGATTATAAATGTGTATAAATGCGTATAAACTTATACAGAAAATGCTCTGCATTTTATTCACCAAGAAATAAGCAACCTAGCATGTCACTGGAAAGACCAGTGAATCTATAGGTAGATCTCGTCTGAATCATAGCAGCTTGTTACATCACTAGATTTTGATATGGAAGAACTTAATTTAGAGGCTTggaaatttaatatatttttctttattctcttttccCTCTACTCCTTACACTTGTagaaatttgaaattttcacttgaaaatgcCAACTTCAGTATATTCTAACCAGatcttttccctccccccctgTTCGTAATAGGGATGGATTGATAACTTCAATGGACCTAGTGGTCTCTTCATTGCTGTAAGTAATAAatagacttttatttttttttagctcctTCAGAAGGCAGCAAAGCTTTGTATGTTTCACTGGTggctcttctgtcttttttttttcttttttttttctgttttttaaggcAGGAAAAGGAATTCTTCGAACAATGAGAGCTTCCAACAATGCAGTAGCAGATCTTGTTCCAGTAGATGTTGTTGTCAATACGAcgctggctgcagcctggtaTTCTGGAGTTAATAGGTATAACAGGTGACAATAGAGAGTAcgaagtattttgaaattttattgtGTATTTTAATAAGTTAGTCTTCTATTGAATTTCTAATCGGTGTCCTGCTATTCCCCCAGGACAAAGGAATTCAAAGTTTCAACAGTGTTAGTCCTTCACAGTAACTTCCTTATGCCAAAGAGGAAGACATCACCTACTGATACTGTTGTAGAAGCTATGCCTGAAAATTCCTTCCTGGGTCTTGTAATGAATACAATCTACGATTATGTAGGTGATGCCTTCtctggaagaacagaaatgtaatagttaaagaaggagaaaaagactgGAAGGTAGCATAGAAAGCAAGAAATCTGACATGAGATTGATGCTTTCTGCTTTATGTAAATGATGCTGTTGAGGGAAAGAATAAGTTTGggtattttgtctgtttttaaaaggttgtTTTCTAACTTGCTCTTTGGTcttttctcccctgcccagaCCAAGAAATGTCATGGTATATAACTGTACAACAGGTGGCACCAATCCTTTCCATTGGGGTGAAGTTGGTAtgccatgtttctttttttttctatagacTTTAATAGGAAAATAAGGTCCAATAATAAAAGGACAGGGTATAATCAGTAGATCATGTTGTATTTCCATTGTTGAAACTAGTATAATAGCCATACCTCTCAATTTTGCAGTGTATTGTGCTTTTTCATTAACTTCCATTGCTAGTTTTCTCCCCTTGTAGCATTTTCacagtttcattttgttctgcatgttgtttttttaaattccattatAACTTTATGGGagaactgatttttctgtttgctgccaTGACCTAATCTGCAGAGTTTGGGTAATGCGCGGAGAAAAGCATTGCTCAGAGGAGCAGTAGTCATGTTGGGTTTAATGCCAACTAATTACTAAATACATATGGATAAATAGCCCACAATTAGATGTTTTGTACATCTGCATAACTGAGAGGTATGGTAATAGTTTTGCTTTATGTTTGGCTTAAGTTAACTGTTGGTTGAGGTTACTCTCATAATCTTCAGATAGCTAAATGAGACTTCAACTATTAACGTACAGGGAAAAGtaatctttaaaaaagtatGGCCATCTATTTTCAACTCCTAGGTATCCTGACTAGATAGCATGTAACCCACATGCCAAAAGCTTTGTAATAGTGTTTGTTATAAACAGCAATACAAGCTGGCTGGTGTGGTGAAGCTGTTTCATTTGCCTTCAATTTTTTAGAAATAGAATCCTTAAACTCggattatattttttctctgttaactTTAATACTTAAAtctattatatttttcttcactaCTCTTTTCATACTTTTTATTTCGCTTTGCCTATTTTATATGTATCTGAATTTATAAACCTTTTTGCTTCAGCCAAACTTGGAAAATTGCTGACTTTATTAATATTCTAGTGCGAATTGGATATTTAAATACTGTCTATAAACAGCATAAAATTATGAGAGATTATTAAAAGGAGAGGTGAATTTGTACGTAACTTTTTAAGACACTGATTTTGCATAACTGTAGTGTACAGCATTTTCAGGTGTTAGCAGGAGTCCCATCCTAATAGCTTTTTTCATAATGCTTAAATATGGAtaagttgtttaaaaatgtaatttgaaatgCACTTCAGATGCTTGTGGAGTCCTCAGTCTATTCTTAAATTATTCCTCACACGAGATCGGAATAGCATTCTTCATGAAATATAGATGACTATTTAAATAGCTTTACACGCTGTATAAACTGAAGTTGCTGTGAATTTTTGAAACCAACAATTTCTAAGGtagggaagaggaacagaaagagagaagCTACAATAAAATGTGATACTGAAGGGGAAGGCATGAAAGACCTCTTAATTATAATAACCAGTTTAACAGTATTCTAGGTTAAAAGCTTACGACTTTGTT encodes the following:
- the FAR1 gene encoding fatty acyl-CoA reductase 1 isoform X2; the protein is MGGRVASAQRPTGAARSGPLSKPLRAAGNGAASGAAGRGGGRRPEQVIMVSIPEYYEGKNVLLTGATGFMGKVLLEKLLRSCPKVKAVYVLVRHKAGQTPEARIEEITSCKLFDRLRDEQPDFRAKIIVITSELTQPELDLSEPIKEELIECINIIFHCAATVRFNETLRDAVQLNVTATQQLLFLAQQMKNLEVFMHVSTAYAYCNRKQIEEVVYPPPVDPKKLIDSLEWMDDGLVNDITPKLIGDRPNTYTYTKALAEYVVQQEGAKLNTAIIRPSIVGASWKEPFPGWIDNFNGPSGLFIAAGKGILRTMRASNNAVADLVPVDVVVNTTLAAAWYSGVNRPRNVMVYNCTTGGTNPFHWGEVEYHVISTFKRNPLEQAFRRPNVNLTSNHLLYHYWIAVSHKAPAFLYDIYLRITGRSPRMMKTITRLHKAMMVLEYFTSNSWIWNTENMTMLMNQLNPEDKKTFNFDVRQLHWAEYMENYCMGTKKYVLNEEMSGLPAARKHLNKLRNIRYGFNTVLVILIWRIFIARSQMARNIWYFVVSLCYKFLSYFRASSTMRY
- the FAR1 gene encoding fatty acyl-CoA reductase 1 isoform X1, with the translated sequence MGGRVASAQRPTGAARSGPLSKPLRAAGNGAASGAAGRGGGRRPEQVIMVSIPEYYEGKNVLLTGATGFMGKVLLEKLLRSCPKVKAVYVLVRHKAGQTPEARIEEITSCKLFDRLRDEQPDFRAKIIVITSELTQPELDLSEPIKEELIECINIIFHCAATVRFNETLRDAVQLNVTATQQLLFLAQQMKNLEVFMHVSTAYAYCNRKQIEEVVYPPPVDPKKLIDSLEWMDDGLVNDITPKLIGDRPNTYTYTKALAEYVVQQEGAKLNTAIIRPSIVGASWKEPFPGWIDNFNGPSGLFIAAGKGILRTMRASNNAVADLVPVDVVVNTTLAAAWYSGVNRYNRPRNVMVYNCTTGGTNPFHWGEVEYHVISTFKRNPLEQAFRRPNVNLTSNHLLYHYWIAVSHKAPAFLYDIYLRITGRSPRMMKTITRLHKAMMVLEYFTSNSWIWNTENMTMLMNQLNPEDKKTFNFDVRQLHWAEYMENYCMGTKKYVLNEEMSGLPAARKHLNKLRNIRYGFNTVLVILIWRIFIARSQMARNIWYFVVSLCYKFLSYFRASSTMRY
- the FAR1 gene encoding fatty acyl-CoA reductase 1 isoform X3, with amino-acid sequence MGGRVASAQRPTGAARSGPLSKPLRAAGNGAASGAAGRGGGRRPEQVIMVSIPEYYEGKNVLLTGATGFMGKVLLEKLLRSCPKVKAVYVLVRHKAGQTPEARIEEITSCKLFDRLRDEQPDFRAKIIVITSELTQPELDLSEPIKEELIECINIIFHCAATVRFNETLRDAVQLNVTATQQLLFLAQQMKNLEVFMHVSTAYAYCNRKQIEEVVYPPPVDPKKLIDSLEWMDDGLVNDITPKLIGDRPNTYTYTKALAEYVVQQEGAKLNTAIIRPSIVGASWKEPFPGWIDNFNGPSGLFIAAGKGILRTMRASNNAVADLVPVDVVVNTTLAAAWYSGVNRYNRPRNVMVYNCTTGGTNPFHWGEVEYHVISTFKRNPLEQAFRRPNVNLTSNHLLYHYWIAVSHKAPAFLYDIYLRITGRSPRPLILMFDNYIGLSTWKITAWEQRNMC